A DNA window from Pongo abelii isolate AG06213 chromosome 2, NHGRI_mPonAbe1-v2.0_pri, whole genome shotgun sequence contains the following coding sequences:
- the ALCAM gene encoding CD166 antigen precursor, which yields MESKGASSCRLLFCLLVSSTVFRPGLGWYTVNSAYGDTIIMPCRLDVPQNLMFGKWKYEKPDGSPVFIAFRSSTKKSVQYDDVPEYKDRLSLSENYTLSISNARISDEKRFVCMLVTEDNVFEAPTIVKVFKQPSKPEIVSKALFLETEQLKKLGDCISEDSYPDGNITWYRNGKVLHPLEGAVVIIFKKEMDPVTQLYTMTSTLEYKTTKADIQMPFTCSVTYYGPSGQKTIHSEQAVFDIYYPTEQVTIQVLPPKNAIKEGDNITLKCLGNGNPPPEEFLFYLPGQPEGIRSSNTYTLTDVRRNATGDYKCSLIDKKSMIASTAITVHYLDLSLNPSGEVTRQIGDALPVSCTISASRNATVVWMKDNIRLRSSPSFSSLHYQDAGNYVCETALQEVEGLKKRESLTLIVEGKPQIKMTKKTDPSGLSKTIICHVEGFPKPAIQWTITGSGSVINQTEESPYINGRYYSKIIISPEENVTLTCTAENQLERTVNSLNVSANENREKVNDQAKLIVGIVVGLLLAALVAGVVYWLYMKKSKTASKHVNKDLGNMEENKKLEENNHKTEA from the exons gcctTGGATGGTATACTGTAAATTCAGCATATGGAGATACCATTATCATGCCTTGCCGACTTGACGTACCTCAGAATCTCATGTTTGGCAAATGGAAATAT gaaaAGCCCGATGGCTCCCCAGTATTTATTGCCTTCAGGTCCTCTACAAAGAAAAGTGTGCAGTACGACGATGTACCAGAATACAAAGACAGATTGAGCCTCTCAGAAAACTACACTTTGTCTATCAGTAATGCAAGGATCAGTGATGAAAAGAGATTTGTGTGCATGCTAGTAACTGAGGACAACGTGTTTGAGGCACCTACAATAGTCAAGGTGTTCA AGCAACCATCTAAACCTGAAATTGTAAGCAAAGCACTGTTTCTAGAAACAGAGCAGCTAAAAAAG TTGGGTGACTGCATTTCAGAAGACAGTTATCCAGATGGCAATATCACATGGTACAGGAATGGAAAAGTGCTACATCCCCTTGAAGGAG cggtggtcataatttttaaaaaggaaatggacCCAGTGACTCAGCTCTATACCATGACTTCCACCCTGGAGTACAAGACAACCAAGGCTGACATACAAATGCCATTCACCTGCTCGGTGACATATTATGGACCATCTGGCCAGAAAACAATTCATTCTGAACAGGCAGTATTTGATATTTACT ATCCTACAGAGCAGGTGACAATACAAGTGCTGCCACCAAAAAATGCCATCAAAGAAGGGGATAACATCACTCTTAAATGCTTAGGGAATGGCAACCCTCCCCCAGaggaatttttgttttacttaccA GGACAGCCCGAAGGAATAAGAAGCTCAAATACTTACACACTGACAGATGTGAGGCGCAATGCAACAGGAGACTACAAGTGTTCCCTGATAGACAAAAAAAGCATGATTGCTTCAACagccatcacagttcact ATTTGGATTTGTCCTTAAACCCAAGTGGAGAAGTGACCAGACAGATTGGTGATGCCCTACCTGTGTCATGCACAATATCCGCTAGCAGGAACGCAACTGTGGTATGGATGAAA GATAACATCAGGCTTCGATCTAGCCCGTCATTTTCTAGTCTTCATTATCAGGATGCTGGAAACTACGTCTGCGAAACTGCTCTGCAGGAGGTTGAAGGACTAAAGAAAAGAGAGTCATTGACTCTCATTGTAGAAG GCAAACctcaaataaaaatgacaaagaaaactgATCCCAGTGGACTATCTAAAACAATAATCTGCCATGTGGAAGGTTTTCCAAAGCCAGCCATTCAATGGACAATTACTGGCAGTGGAAGCGTCATAAACCAA acAGAGGAATCTCCTTATATCAATGGCAGGTATTATAGTAAAATTATCATTTCCCCTGAAGAGAATGTTACATTAACTTGCACAGCAGAAAACCAACTGGAGAGAACAGTAAACTCCTTGAATGTCTCTGCTA atgaaaacagagaaaaggtgAATGACCAGGCAAAACTAATTGTGGGAATCGTCGTTGGTCTCCTCCTTGCTGCCCTTGTTGCTGGTGTCGTCTACTGGCTGTACATGAAGAAGTCAAA
- the ALCAM gene encoding CD166 antigen isoform X2 encodes MESKGASSCRLLFCLLVSSTVFRPGLGWYTVNSAYGDTIIMPCRLDVPQNLMFGKWKYEKPDGSPVFIAFRSSTKKSVQYDDVPEYKDRLSLSENYTLSISNARISDEKRFVCMLVTEDNVFEAPTIVKVFKQPSKPEIVSKALFLETEQLKKLGDCISEDSYPDGNITWYRNGKVLHPLEGAVVIIFKKEMDPVTQLYTMTSTLEYKTTKADIQMPFTCSVTYYGPSGQKTIHSEQAVFDIYYPTEQVTIQVLPPKNAIKEGDNITLKCLGNGNPPPEEFLFYLPGQPEGIRSSNTYTLTDVRRNATGDYKCSLIDKKSMIASTAITVHYLDLSLNPSGEVTRQIGDALPVSCTISASRNATVVWMKDNIRLRSSPSFSSLHYQDAGNYVCETALQEVEGLKKRESLTLIVEGKPQIKMTKKTDPSGLSKTIICHVEGFPKPAIQWTITGSGSVINQTEESPYINGRYYSKIIISPEENVTLTCTAENQLERTVNSLNVSAISIPEHDEADEISDENREKVNDQAKLIVGIVVGLLLAALVAGVVYWLYMKKSKTASKHVNKDLGNMEENKKLEENNHKTEA; translated from the exons gcctTGGATGGTATACTGTAAATTCAGCATATGGAGATACCATTATCATGCCTTGCCGACTTGACGTACCTCAGAATCTCATGTTTGGCAAATGGAAATAT gaaaAGCCCGATGGCTCCCCAGTATTTATTGCCTTCAGGTCCTCTACAAAGAAAAGTGTGCAGTACGACGATGTACCAGAATACAAAGACAGATTGAGCCTCTCAGAAAACTACACTTTGTCTATCAGTAATGCAAGGATCAGTGATGAAAAGAGATTTGTGTGCATGCTAGTAACTGAGGACAACGTGTTTGAGGCACCTACAATAGTCAAGGTGTTCA AGCAACCATCTAAACCTGAAATTGTAAGCAAAGCACTGTTTCTAGAAACAGAGCAGCTAAAAAAG TTGGGTGACTGCATTTCAGAAGACAGTTATCCAGATGGCAATATCACATGGTACAGGAATGGAAAAGTGCTACATCCCCTTGAAGGAG cggtggtcataatttttaaaaaggaaatggacCCAGTGACTCAGCTCTATACCATGACTTCCACCCTGGAGTACAAGACAACCAAGGCTGACATACAAATGCCATTCACCTGCTCGGTGACATATTATGGACCATCTGGCCAGAAAACAATTCATTCTGAACAGGCAGTATTTGATATTTACT ATCCTACAGAGCAGGTGACAATACAAGTGCTGCCACCAAAAAATGCCATCAAAGAAGGGGATAACATCACTCTTAAATGCTTAGGGAATGGCAACCCTCCCCCAGaggaatttttgttttacttaccA GGACAGCCCGAAGGAATAAGAAGCTCAAATACTTACACACTGACAGATGTGAGGCGCAATGCAACAGGAGACTACAAGTGTTCCCTGATAGACAAAAAAAGCATGATTGCTTCAACagccatcacagttcact ATTTGGATTTGTCCTTAAACCCAAGTGGAGAAGTGACCAGACAGATTGGTGATGCCCTACCTGTGTCATGCACAATATCCGCTAGCAGGAACGCAACTGTGGTATGGATGAAA GATAACATCAGGCTTCGATCTAGCCCGTCATTTTCTAGTCTTCATTATCAGGATGCTGGAAACTACGTCTGCGAAACTGCTCTGCAGGAGGTTGAAGGACTAAAGAAAAGAGAGTCATTGACTCTCATTGTAGAAG GCAAACctcaaataaaaatgacaaagaaaactgATCCCAGTGGACTATCTAAAACAATAATCTGCCATGTGGAAGGTTTTCCAAAGCCAGCCATTCAATGGACAATTACTGGCAGTGGAAGCGTCATAAACCAA acAGAGGAATCTCCTTATATCAATGGCAGGTATTATAGTAAAATTATCATTTCCCCTGAAGAGAATGTTACATTAACTTGCACAGCAGAAAACCAACTGGAGAGAACAGTAAACTCCTTGAATGTCTCTGCTA taaGTATTCCAGAACACGATGAGGCAGACGAGATAAGTG atgaaaacagagaaaaggtgAATGACCAGGCAAAACTAATTGTGGGAATCGTCGTTGGTCTCCTCCTTGCTGCCCTTGTTGCTGGTGTCGTCTACTGGCTGTACATGAAGAAGTCAAA
- the ALCAM gene encoding CD166 antigen isoform X1, producing MESKGASSCRLLFCLLVSSTVFRPGLGWYTVNSAYGDTIIMPCRLDVPQNLMFGKWKYEKPDGSPVFIAFRSSTKKSVQYDDVPEYKDRLSLSENYTLSISNARISDEKRFVCMLVTEDNVFEAPTIVKVFKQPSKPEIVSKALFLETEQLKKLGDCISEDSYPDGNITWYRNGKVLHPLEGAVVIIFKKEMDPVTQLYTMTSTLEYKTTKADIQMPFTCSVTYYGPSGQKTIHSEQAVFDIYYPTEQVTIQVLPPKNAIKEGDNITLKCLGNGNPPPEEFLFYLPGQPEGIRSSNTYTLTDVRRNATGDYKCSLIDKKSMIASTAITVHYLDLSLNPSGEVTRQIGDALPVSCTISASRNATVVWMKDNIRLRSSPSFSSLHYQDAGNYVCETALQEVEGLKKRESLTLIVEGKPQIKMTKKTDPSGLSKTIICHVEGFPKPAIQWTITGSGSVINQAKESPYINGRYYSKIIISPEENVTLTCTAENQLERTVNSLNVSAISIPEHDEADEISDENREKVNDQAKLIVGIVVGLLLAALVAGVVYWLYMKKSKTASKHVNKDLGNMEENKKLEENNHKTEA from the exons gcctTGGATGGTATACTGTAAATTCAGCATATGGAGATACCATTATCATGCCTTGCCGACTTGACGTACCTCAGAATCTCATGTTTGGCAAATGGAAATAT gaaaAGCCCGATGGCTCCCCAGTATTTATTGCCTTCAGGTCCTCTACAAAGAAAAGTGTGCAGTACGACGATGTACCAGAATACAAAGACAGATTGAGCCTCTCAGAAAACTACACTTTGTCTATCAGTAATGCAAGGATCAGTGATGAAAAGAGATTTGTGTGCATGCTAGTAACTGAGGACAACGTGTTTGAGGCACCTACAATAGTCAAGGTGTTCA AGCAACCATCTAAACCTGAAATTGTAAGCAAAGCACTGTTTCTAGAAACAGAGCAGCTAAAAAAG TTGGGTGACTGCATTTCAGAAGACAGTTATCCAGATGGCAATATCACATGGTACAGGAATGGAAAAGTGCTACATCCCCTTGAAGGAG cggtggtcataatttttaaaaaggaaatggacCCAGTGACTCAGCTCTATACCATGACTTCCACCCTGGAGTACAAGACAACCAAGGCTGACATACAAATGCCATTCACCTGCTCGGTGACATATTATGGACCATCTGGCCAGAAAACAATTCATTCTGAACAGGCAGTATTTGATATTTACT ATCCTACAGAGCAGGTGACAATACAAGTGCTGCCACCAAAAAATGCCATCAAAGAAGGGGATAACATCACTCTTAAATGCTTAGGGAATGGCAACCCTCCCCCAGaggaatttttgttttacttaccA GGACAGCCCGAAGGAATAAGAAGCTCAAATACTTACACACTGACAGATGTGAGGCGCAATGCAACAGGAGACTACAAGTGTTCCCTGATAGACAAAAAAAGCATGATTGCTTCAACagccatcacagttcact ATTTGGATTTGTCCTTAAACCCAAGTGGAGAAGTGACCAGACAGATTGGTGATGCCCTACCTGTGTCATGCACAATATCCGCTAGCAGGAACGCAACTGTGGTATGGATGAAA GATAACATCAGGCTTCGATCTAGCCCGTCATTTTCTAGTCTTCATTATCAGGATGCTGGAAACTACGTCTGCGAAACTGCTCTGCAGGAGGTTGAAGGACTAAAGAAAAGAGAGTCATTGACTCTCATTGTAGAAG GCAAACctcaaataaaaatgacaaagaaaactgATCCCAGTGGACTATCTAAAACAATAATCTGCCATGTGGAAGGTTTTCCAAAGCCAGCCATTCAATGGACAATTACTGGCAGTGGAAGCGTCATAAACCAAGCAA AGGAATCTCCTTATATCAATGGCAGGTATTATAGTAAAATTATCATTTCCCCTGAAGAGAATGTTACATTAACTTGCACAGCAGAAAACCAACTGGAGAGAACAGTAAACTCCTTGAATGTCTCTGCTA taaGTATTCCAGAACACGATGAGGCAGACGAGATAAGTG atgaaaacagagaaaaggtgAATGACCAGGCAAAACTAATTGTGGGAATCGTCGTTGGTCTCCTCCTTGCTGCCCTTGTTGCTGGTGTCGTCTACTGGCTGTACATGAAGAAGTCAAA
- the ALCAM gene encoding CD166 antigen isoform X3: MESKGASSCRLLFCLLVSSTVFRPGLGWYTVNSAYGDTIIMPCRLDVPQNLMFGKWKYEKPDGSPVFIAFRSSTKKSVQYDDVPEYKDRLSLSENYTLSISNARISDEKRFVCMLVTEDNVFEAPTIVKVFKQPSKPEIVSKALFLETEQLKKLGDCISEDSYPDGNITWYRNGKVLHPLEGAVVIIFKKEMDPVTQLYTMTSTLEYKTTKADIQMPFTCSVTYYGPSGQKTIHSEQAVFDIYYPTEQVTIQVLPPKNAIKEGDNITLKCLGNGNPPPEEFLFYLPGQPEGIRSSNTYTLTDVRRNATGDYKCSLIDKKSMIASTAITVHYLDLSLNPSGEVTRQIGDALPVSCTISASRNATVVWMKDNIRLRSSPSFSSLHYQDAGNYVCETALQEVEGLKKRESLTLIVEGKPQIKMTKKTDPSGLSKTIICHVEGFPKPAIQWTITGSGSVINQAKESPYINGRYYSKIIISPEENVTLTCTAENQLERTVNSLNVSANENREKVNDQAKLIVGIVVGLLLAALVAGVVYWLYMKKSKTASKHVNKDLGNMEENKKLEENNHKTEA, translated from the exons gcctTGGATGGTATACTGTAAATTCAGCATATGGAGATACCATTATCATGCCTTGCCGACTTGACGTACCTCAGAATCTCATGTTTGGCAAATGGAAATAT gaaaAGCCCGATGGCTCCCCAGTATTTATTGCCTTCAGGTCCTCTACAAAGAAAAGTGTGCAGTACGACGATGTACCAGAATACAAAGACAGATTGAGCCTCTCAGAAAACTACACTTTGTCTATCAGTAATGCAAGGATCAGTGATGAAAAGAGATTTGTGTGCATGCTAGTAACTGAGGACAACGTGTTTGAGGCACCTACAATAGTCAAGGTGTTCA AGCAACCATCTAAACCTGAAATTGTAAGCAAAGCACTGTTTCTAGAAACAGAGCAGCTAAAAAAG TTGGGTGACTGCATTTCAGAAGACAGTTATCCAGATGGCAATATCACATGGTACAGGAATGGAAAAGTGCTACATCCCCTTGAAGGAG cggtggtcataatttttaaaaaggaaatggacCCAGTGACTCAGCTCTATACCATGACTTCCACCCTGGAGTACAAGACAACCAAGGCTGACATACAAATGCCATTCACCTGCTCGGTGACATATTATGGACCATCTGGCCAGAAAACAATTCATTCTGAACAGGCAGTATTTGATATTTACT ATCCTACAGAGCAGGTGACAATACAAGTGCTGCCACCAAAAAATGCCATCAAAGAAGGGGATAACATCACTCTTAAATGCTTAGGGAATGGCAACCCTCCCCCAGaggaatttttgttttacttaccA GGACAGCCCGAAGGAATAAGAAGCTCAAATACTTACACACTGACAGATGTGAGGCGCAATGCAACAGGAGACTACAAGTGTTCCCTGATAGACAAAAAAAGCATGATTGCTTCAACagccatcacagttcact ATTTGGATTTGTCCTTAAACCCAAGTGGAGAAGTGACCAGACAGATTGGTGATGCCCTACCTGTGTCATGCACAATATCCGCTAGCAGGAACGCAACTGTGGTATGGATGAAA GATAACATCAGGCTTCGATCTAGCCCGTCATTTTCTAGTCTTCATTATCAGGATGCTGGAAACTACGTCTGCGAAACTGCTCTGCAGGAGGTTGAAGGACTAAAGAAAAGAGAGTCATTGACTCTCATTGTAGAAG GCAAACctcaaataaaaatgacaaagaaaactgATCCCAGTGGACTATCTAAAACAATAATCTGCCATGTGGAAGGTTTTCCAAAGCCAGCCATTCAATGGACAATTACTGGCAGTGGAAGCGTCATAAACCAAGCAA AGGAATCTCCTTATATCAATGGCAGGTATTATAGTAAAATTATCATTTCCCCTGAAGAGAATGTTACATTAACTTGCACAGCAGAAAACCAACTGGAGAGAACAGTAAACTCCTTGAATGTCTCTGCTA atgaaaacagagaaaaggtgAATGACCAGGCAAAACTAATTGTGGGAATCGTCGTTGGTCTCCTCCTTGCTGCCCTTGTTGCTGGTGTCGTCTACTGGCTGTACATGAAGAAGTCAAA